A DNA window from Mytilus edulis chromosome 14, xbMytEdul2.2, whole genome shotgun sequence contains the following coding sequences:
- the LOC139503737 gene encoding uncharacterized protein gives MDNQNDLQFLSVKLYHHLSDVVVGSEKAVNYRRYFYKCFDETSLFGHCKVISSGSKAEGLDLPGSDMDYMFLPQGYMVEEKLGNTKEQHLVLDTDNALPGFALIKISDNSDFIGNINVIQTVDGQLLKNDILKQSRFQVMNEAPSMFDLAKVLKLDVQTLCKVQGPAITTAIEGAADVDFVYCLPCREWPSIAKRWLHRSRCFKWPSSDLITEAIHEGVLLVPVGSKSPSSEENNTEWRFSFSLTEKLLVHSFNHTQLLCYALLKIVLKEIFNKVNIFNKLLCSYYLKTVLFWVLEEVDHQYWVPENLLRCFSLCLQRLHYFISCNYIPNYFIPEHNMIEGRFSKITGEQLGMFAEKLLIENIWKVLLSIDLLSDLRRDTCYVSKPLKVISEFDKTIIAMKIPDCTQWIEDISCRSLSFFVHRIRNENCENFFKNIYAIALLDLCKRKAISITMRSINSQNISNKFYYSKYKQCLFHLLLNLSGDAVSGWLLLATFFYSCQEYRKMNVLLQLSEEIISRDIYTVSILGDLSAVKQTTFEKKLVPSKQFLKRLRHSVIIYFTVQKNEQNADSFIFHQDLSIDGEDFFMGTPLVFIRYLTFLYFYRQNNTEGMNSAIMMLREAVEKSPQLDASSITRNYWFLGHALSFINDNIIERIETIRSMISAVKPFDVTGLIQYWTADFENIISPLLNVYRKDS, from the coding sequence ATGGATAATCAAAACGATCTGCAATTCTTATCCGTCAAACTATATCATCACCTTTCTGATGTTGTTGTTGGATCTGAAAAAGCTGTTAACTATAGAAGATACTTTTATAAATGCTTCGATGAAACCTCTCTCTTCGGACATTGTAAGGTAATTAGTAGCGGTAGTAAAGCAGAGGGTCTTGATCTTCCTGGTAGTGATATGGATTATATGTTTCTCCCTCAAGGTTATATGGTTGAAGAAAAGCTTGGGAATACAAAAGAACAGCATTTGGTGCTAGACACAGATAATGCTCTGCCAGGTTTTGCCTTAATAAAAATTTCGGATAATAGTGATTTTATAGGCAACATCAATGTCATACAGACAGTTGATGGACAACTCTTAAAAAACGACATTTTAAAACAATCGCGTTTTCAAGTTATGAATGAGGCTCCTTCAATGTTTGACCTTGCTAAAGTACTGAAACTGGACGTTCAAACACTATGTAAGGTTCAGGGTCCAGCAATAACTACTGCAATCGAAGGAGCGGCGGATGTAGATTTTGTTTATTGCCTCCCTTGTCGTGAATGGCCTTCAATTGCAAAACGTTGGTTGCACAGAAGTCGATGCTTCAAATGGCCCTCGTCAGATTTGATAACAGAGGCAATACATGAAGGTGTGTTGTTAGTACCCGTAGGAAGTAAGTCTCCTTCTTCTGAAGAAAACAACACTGAATGGaggttttcattttctttaactGAAAAACTGTTAGTTCACTCATTCAATCACACTCAGTTGTTGTGCTATGCCTTGTTAAAGATTGTTCTAAAAGAGATATTtaacaaagtaaatatttttaacaaactttTATGTTCGTATTACTTGAAGACGGTTCTATTCTGGGTCTTAGAAGAAGTCGACCACCAATATTGGGTACCAGAAAACTTATTGCGTTGCTTTTCCTTATGTCTACAGCGTctacattattttatttcatgtaatTATATTCCAAATTACTTTATACCGGAACATAATATGATTGAAGGGAGATTTTCAAAAATAACTGGAGAACAACTTGGAATGTTTGCAGAAAAACTTCTTATCGAAAATATATGGAAAGTGCTGTTGTCAATAGATTTACTTTCTGATTTACGCCGTGATACTTGCTATGTTTCGaaacccttaaaagttatttcagaATTCGATAAAACCATAATTGCTATGAAAATACCAGACTGCACTCAATGGATTGAAGATATATCATGCAGATCATTGAGTTTCTTTGTTCACAGAATTCGAAATGAGAACTgtgaaaattttttcaaaaatatctaTGCAATTGCCTTACTAGACCTGTGTAAAAGAAAAGCAATTTCCATTACAATGCGTTCTATTAATTCACAGAACATCAGCAATAAGTTCTATTATTCTAAATATAAACAATGCTTATTCCATCTACTGCTGAATTTAAGCGGCGACGCCGTGTCCGGTTGGTTACTTCTTGCTACGTTTTTCTACTCTTGTCAGGAATATCGTAAGATGAATGTTTTACTTCAACTTTCAGAGGAAATTATATCTCGGGATATATATACAGTGTCTATATTAGGGGACTTGTCTGCGGTCAAGCAAActacttttgaaaaaaagttagtTCCTAGTAAACAATTCCTCAAAAGGTTAAGACATTCAGTGATTATATATTTTACTGTTCAAAAGAATGAACAAAATGCTGATAGTTTTATATTTCACCAAGACCTGTCTATTGACGGAGAGGATTTTTTTATGGGAACGCCATTAGTTTTTATACGCTATCTTACATTCTTATATTTTTACAGACAAAACAATACAGAAGGAATGAACAGTGCAATTATGATGTTAAGGGAAGCTGTTGAAAAATCCCCACAGTTAGATGCTTCTTCCATTACTAGAAATTATTGGTTTTTGGGACATGCATTGTCATTTATTAATGATAATATAATTGAGCGTATTGAAACCATCAGAAGCATGATTTCCGCTGTAAAACCTTTTGATGTTACAGGTTTAATACAATATTGGACGgcagattttgaaaatattataagcCCTCTTTTAAATGTTTATCGAAAAGATTCATGA